The following are encoded together in the Natronolimnobius sp. AArcel1 genome:
- a CDS encoding 1,4-dihydroxy-2-naphthoate polyprenyltransferase, which translates to MTEAETSRAKAWVMAARPQTLPAAAAPVIVGTGLAVAEGVFAPLPALMALVGAALIQVGTNFANDYYDAIKGADTDDREGFTRVTQSGLIAPEQVKLATIITFAIAILSGTYLVYIGGVPILVIGLLSVFCGWAYTGGPYPLGYHGLGDLFVFVFFGIIAVMGTFYVQAAAVLPTDTFITTIPDGTVTLESFVASLSIAALSTCIIIVNNIRDRKTDREAGKRTLAVRLGYRWSRVEYVFLLVLAYFVPVWFWLEGYGVATLLPLVSVPYAAVVTRTVLTRTDGEALNPALEGTGKLLALYAVLFAAGVVL; encoded by the coding sequence ATGACTGAGGCCGAGACGTCACGAGCGAAGGCGTGGGTGATGGCGGCACGCCCCCAGACGTTGCCCGCTGCTGCGGCACCCGTCATCGTCGGGACCGGACTCGCGGTCGCTGAAGGGGTGTTTGCCCCGCTTCCCGCACTGATGGCGCTCGTTGGGGCAGCGCTGATTCAGGTCGGGACGAACTTTGCGAACGACTACTACGATGCAATCAAGGGTGCGGATACGGACGACCGCGAGGGATTTACTCGGGTCACCCAGTCCGGGTTGATCGCACCTGAACAGGTCAAACTCGCGACGATCATTACGTTCGCGATTGCAATTCTCAGCGGCACCTATCTCGTCTATATCGGTGGTGTTCCAATCCTCGTTATTGGTCTCCTGAGCGTGTTCTGTGGCTGGGCCTACACTGGCGGCCCGTACCCGCTTGGCTATCACGGCCTCGGCGATCTGTTCGTCTTCGTCTTCTTCGGCATCATTGCCGTCATGGGCACGTTCTACGTCCAAGCCGCGGCCGTCCTCCCCACGGATACGTTCATCACAACGATTCCCGACGGCACCGTCACGCTCGAGTCGTTTGTCGCCAGTCTCTCCATCGCAGCGCTTTCGACCTGTATCATCATCGTGAACAACATCCGCGACCGCAAGACCGACCGGGAAGCGGGCAAACGGACGCTTGCAGTCCGACTGGGCTATCGCTGGAGTCGCGTTGAGTACGTTTTCCTTCTCGTCCTCGCCTATTTCGTCCCGGTCTGGTTCTGGCTCGAGGGCTACGGCGTGGCAACGTTGCTCCCGCTCGTGTCGGTGCCCTACGCTGCGGTAGTCACCCGAACGGTGCTGACCAGAACCGATGGCGAGGCGTTGAACCCGGCACTCGAGGGCACCGGCAAACTGCTCGCGCTGTATGCGGTACTGTTCGCCGCCGGGGTGGTGCTGTGA
- a CDS encoding endo-1,4-beta-xylanase: MTDQTHSSPTDAASTDGQRSDTTSNRDHTETALERRSYMQLLATVGVATPLLGASSGAATAQATSDEWESAADERIETHRTGDLEVVVEDDSGEPVADADVAVEMDEHAFRFGVALDAPTLLEADETDPYREHTRELFNTVVFGDHHKWRFFEDNPQTADDATAWALEHDLDVRGHTCLWGNVNAWSIPPDVVEAMGIDWPEGGADDPDYDPEYVRERTLDHIEDLIEHYGDDIMEWEIVNEVLHETALIAAVEEGPDEELDPTAAATAPVLAEWYDHAQTVADREGVGIAVNDYNTLEGDYADTQEAYHEQIQFLLEEGIDLDGIGFQCHFDAAETLEPEAVYSILDEFAEYDVGLRITEFDTFQELQDEEWESDEAKGEFLSQFLKTTYSHPAVEQFVLWGLWDGDHWGDNFDGHEADAPLFYEDWEPKPGYDAYTDLVFDQWWTDESGTTDSSGRYETQAFLGTHEVSVTVNETTVEETISVTESDGTTEVVVTVSDESEDISVGGYEPQDTTGDGLANDITGDGQTTHDDVAAFFEHIDADAIQENPQLFDFAETGDIGFSDALALLRSV; this comes from the coding sequence ATGACTGATCAGACACACTCTTCACCGACCGACGCCGCCTCCACGGACGGCCAGCGTTCGGACACCACGTCGAATCGCGATCACACTGAGACGGCCCTCGAGCGACGGTCGTACATGCAGCTACTCGCCACAGTCGGTGTGGCAACCCCGCTGCTTGGTGCGTCGAGCGGGGCGGCGACTGCGCAAGCGACGAGCGATGAGTGGGAATCGGCAGCGGACGAGCGCATCGAGACGCACCGAACGGGCGACCTCGAGGTCGTGGTTGAAGACGACTCCGGTGAGCCAGTTGCCGACGCCGACGTCGCCGTCGAGATGGATGAGCACGCGTTCAGATTTGGTGTCGCACTCGATGCCCCGACGTTGCTCGAGGCGGACGAGACCGATCCCTATCGCGAGCACACACGAGAACTATTCAACACTGTCGTGTTCGGTGACCATCACAAGTGGCGGTTTTTTGAGGACAATCCCCAAACGGCCGACGACGCGACGGCGTGGGCGCTCGAGCACGACCTCGACGTCCGGGGCCATACCTGCCTCTGGGGAAACGTCAACGCGTGGTCGATCCCCCCTGATGTCGTCGAAGCCATGGGAATCGACTGGCCCGAGGGCGGCGCGGACGATCCTGACTACGACCCCGAGTACGTCCGCGAGCGCACACTTGATCACATCGAGGATCTCATCGAGCACTACGGCGACGACATTATGGAGTGGGAAATCGTCAACGAGGTGCTCCATGAGACGGCGCTGATCGCAGCGGTTGAGGAGGGGCCAGACGAAGAACTCGACCCGACGGCGGCGGCCACCGCGCCGGTGCTCGCCGAGTGGTACGACCATGCACAAACCGTGGCCGACCGCGAGGGTGTCGGTATCGCTGTCAACGACTACAACACGCTCGAGGGCGACTACGCGGACACGCAGGAGGCCTATCACGAGCAAATTCAGTTCTTACTCGAGGAGGGAATCGACCTCGACGGCATCGGCTTTCAGTGTCACTTCGACGCGGCGGAGACGCTCGAGCCGGAGGCCGTGTATTCGATTCTCGACGAATTCGCGGAGTACGATGTCGGCCTGCGGATCACTGAGTTCGACACGTTCCAAGAGTTACAGGACGAAGAGTGGGAGAGCGACGAGGCAAAAGGCGAGTTCCTCTCTCAATTTCTCAAGACGACCTACAGTCACCCGGCAGTCGAACAGTTCGTTCTCTGGGGGCTCTGGGATGGCGATCACTGGGGCGACAATTTCGACGGGCACGAGGCCGACGCGCCCCTGTTCTACGAGGACTGGGAGCCGAAACCCGGCTACGACGCCTACACGGACCTCGTTTTCGATCAGTGGTGGACCGACGAATCAGGGACGACGGACTCGAGCGGGCGCTACGAGACGCAGGCGTTCCTGGGAACACACGAGGTCTCGGTGACAGTGAACGAGACGACGGTAGAAGAGACGATTTCTGTGACAGAGTCCGACGGCACGACTGAAGTGGTTGTCACGGTCTCCGATGAGAGTGAGGATATTTCGGTTGGCGGCTACGAACCGCAGGATACGACGGGCGATGGGTTGGCCAACGATATCACCGGTGATGGGCAGACAACCCACGACGACGTTGCTGCCTTCTTCGAGCACATCGACGCCGATGCGATTCAGGAGAATCCGCAACTGTTCGACTTTGCTGAAACCGGTGACATTGGATTCAGTGACGCCCTTGCGCTGTTGCGATCAGTTTGA
- a CDS encoding class I adenylate-forming enzyme family protein: MTPVDWPTRDLLSHRAATTPNRTALIDADTGREWTYREFDRRVDRVIQALEEAGIDTDTASSGRLGVVMDTRPAFAAVFFAAMRCGQTLVPLNVRETTSELATKVERTDLEVLVCERETEGMALEVATAASESSENVAVVSVDDAESPVQSIRSALESESTHKTQSTAVDPVALEPDDTQLLMFTSGTSGEPKIVRLTVGNLVASATASAFRLGLERDDRWLCCLPMYHMGGIAPVLRSTLYGTTAVIQREFDANETARVMDEYEITGVSLVPTMCKRLLEAGWQVPDSLRFVLLGGAPASSELLERCLEAGVPVCPTYGMTETASQVATATPAELGVHERTVGQPLVTTDVTIVDEQGKPVSSGESGELVVSGPTVTPGYLDADRTAEAFGEYGLHTGDVGYRDDGGRLWILNRRSDRIVTGGENVDPGEVVATLRAHSAIEEAAVLGLEDAEWGERVGALVVPTDTASALEVEAVIEHCDEQLAGFKRPKTLGVADSLPRTASGTVDREAARERLLEDGVDVADWER, encoded by the coding sequence ATGACGCCAGTCGACTGGCCCACACGAGACCTCCTCTCGCACCGAGCCGCAACGACACCGAACCGAACGGCGCTGATCGACGCCGACACCGGACGCGAGTGGACGTATCGTGAGTTCGACCGCCGGGTGGACCGGGTCATACAGGCACTCGAGGAAGCCGGTATCGACACTGACACTGCCTCGAGTGGCCGACTCGGCGTGGTCATGGATACACGGCCAGCGTTTGCGGCCGTCTTCTTCGCAGCGATGCGCTGTGGGCAGACACTCGTCCCGCTGAACGTTCGGGAAACGACGAGCGAACTCGCGACCAAAGTCGAGCGAACCGATCTCGAGGTACTCGTCTGCGAACGCGAGACAGAAGGAATGGCGCTCGAGGTAGCCACTGCTGCGTCCGAATCCAGCGAGAACGTGGCGGTCGTCTCCGTTGACGACGCTGAGTCTCCCGTTCAGTCGATTCGTTCGGCGCTCGAGTCCGAGTCAACCCACAAAACCCAATCGACAGCGGTCGATCCCGTCGCGCTCGAGCCGGATGACACCCAACTTCTCATGTTCACGTCGGGCACGTCGGGCGAGCCGAAGATCGTTCGACTGACGGTTGGCAATCTGGTCGCCAGCGCGACTGCTTCGGCGTTTCGCCTGGGTCTCGAGCGCGATGATCGCTGGCTGTGCTGTCTGCCGATGTATCACATGGGTGGGATTGCACCCGTGCTCCGGTCGACGTTGTACGGCACGACCGCCGTTATCCAGCGCGAGTTCGACGCCAATGAGACTGCGCGCGTGATGGACGAGTACGAGATCACGGGCGTCTCGCTCGTCCCGACGATGTGCAAGCGACTCCTCGAGGCGGGCTGGCAGGTTCCTGACTCGCTGCGATTCGTTCTCCTCGGCGGTGCTCCAGCCTCGAGTGAGTTGCTCGAGCGCTGTCTCGAGGCGGGCGTGCCAGTGTGCCCAACCTACGGGATGACCGAGACCGCATCGCAGGTGGCAACGGCGACACCCGCAGAACTCGGGGTTCACGAAAGAACTGTTGGCCAGCCGCTTGTCACCACCGACGTGACGATCGTCGATGAGCAAGGTAAGCCGGTCTCGAGCGGTGAATCCGGTGAACTCGTCGTTTCCGGACCGACGGTGACGCCGGGCTATCTCGACGCCGACCGGACGGCCGAGGCGTTCGGCGAGTACGGCCTGCACACCGGCGACGTGGGGTATCGAGACGACGGTGGCCGACTCTGGATTCTCAACCGGCGCAGCGACCGAATCGTCACCGGCGGCGAGAACGTCGATCCCGGCGAAGTCGTCGCCACGTTGCGCGCGCATTCTGCAATCGAGGAGGCAGCCGTGCTCGGCCTCGAGGACGCGGAGTGGGGTGAACGAGTCGGCGCGCTTGTTGTCCCGACTGACACGGCATCGGCTCTCGAGGTCGAGGCCGTTATCGAACACTGCGACGAACAGCTTGCGGGGTTCAAGCGGCCGAAAACGCTCGGCGTCGCCGACTCGTTGCCCCGAACTGCGTCGGGGACCGTCGACCGGGAGGCTGCTCGCGAGCGACTCCTCGAGGATGGCGTCGACGTGGCTGACTGGGAGCGCTAA
- a CDS encoding NRDE family protein, whose amino-acid sequence MCTLTLAWQVFEDAPVAVAANRDEALERESRPPSVYREEPLIVAPQDAEAGGTWIGYNEHGVFAGITNRWLDAELAGERSRGLLVGDVLKAESAAEAATVVENATVENEYDGFNLVIADAADAYCFQWDGSLERTVFEPGVHVVVNAAVDDDVSIPDSRAEAAHAQAANARAVRRDLAAERDESVSDWLERAGTVLGDHDYGVCIHGDGFGTRSSSLLALGSDRRQYLFAPGPPCRTSYEDVRLECDFGDH is encoded by the coding sequence GTGTGTACACTCACGCTCGCCTGGCAGGTGTTTGAGGACGCGCCGGTTGCCGTCGCAGCGAACCGGGACGAGGCACTCGAGCGCGAGTCGCGCCCGCCGAGTGTCTACCGCGAGGAGCCGCTGATCGTCGCCCCGCAAGACGCCGAAGCGGGTGGCACCTGGATCGGCTACAACGAACATGGCGTGTTCGCTGGCATTACGAATCGCTGGCTCGACGCCGAACTGGCGGGTGAGCGCTCGCGCGGGCTACTCGTTGGTGACGTCCTCAAGGCCGAATCTGCCGCCGAGGCGGCAACTGTCGTCGAGAACGCCACTGTCGAAAACGAGTACGACGGCTTCAATCTCGTCATTGCCGACGCGGCCGATGCGTACTGTTTCCAGTGGGACGGTTCGCTCGAGCGAACTGTCTTCGAACCCGGCGTCCATGTCGTGGTCAACGCTGCCGTCGACGATGATGTGTCGATTCCCGACAGTCGGGCCGAGGCCGCTCACGCGCAGGCTGCGAACGCTCGAGCAGTTCGCCGGGACCTCGCCGCCGAGCGCGATGAGTCGGTTTCGGACTGGCTCGAGCGTGCTGGGACTGTTCTGGGAGATCACGACTACGGCGTCTGTATCCACGGTGACGGGTTCGGCACGCGCTCGTCGTCGTTGCTCGCGCTCGGGTCCGACCGCAGGCAGTATCTGTTTGCGCCGGGTCCACCCTGTCGGACTTCCTACGAGGACGTTCGCCTCGAGTGCGATTTCGGTGACCATTAG
- a CDS encoding PKD domain-containing protein, protein MTRKPTDSDGEPAENNCTERSSRESASGRLGLGSRRNFLKASAGAGALLLAGSSLAAGQELAEETCESFGEITVGDGNFLLINNDWGATADDFEMCSWLAEDGSYGYHWETRTTGGGEPNYPQVLLGTKPWGDDSGADSFPIQRGDVDELILEIDIDLDISGGEWNLAEEWWLMEQPPLEEEETHTHEIMLVLDWSDDHGHNGTLEDSAWTDQFGNTIDYWEFYGDGGGTDADFHIFRVSGGLTTGQIDLTEIMDYLTANVGISEDLWVSGIEVGSEYWEGTQGDVTYNTLDVTINGTTYTSGSDGTGTPPGDSGDDDDDDGGDNGDDDTGDDDDTGDDDSPGDGDDDLNAVMNTSTTSASAGDRLTFDAEDTTGNGTWIDSLEWDFDDGTTASGWWNEHTYESAGTYTVALDATDNEGTTTTHEVEITVS, encoded by the coding sequence ATGACACGTAAACCCACTGATTCCGACGGCGAACCGGCGGAGAACAACTGTACGGAGCGTTCGAGTCGAGAGTCCGCGAGCGGCCGTCTCGGACTCGGATCGCGACGCAACTTTTTGAAGGCAAGCGCTGGCGCGGGTGCGCTCTTGCTCGCCGGCAGTTCGCTCGCGGCGGGACAAGAACTCGCTGAGGAGACATGCGAATCGTTTGGCGAAATCACCGTCGGCGACGGCAACTTCCTGCTGATCAACAACGACTGGGGAGCAACCGCTGACGATTTCGAGATGTGTAGCTGGCTCGCCGAGGACGGCAGCTACGGCTACCACTGGGAGACGCGGACGACAGGTGGCGGCGAGCCAAACTATCCGCAGGTGCTGCTTGGCACCAAACCGTGGGGCGACGACAGCGGTGCCGACTCGTTCCCGATTCAGCGCGGCGATGTCGACGAACTGATTCTCGAGATCGACATCGACCTCGATATTTCGGGCGGCGAGTGGAACCTCGCCGAGGAGTGGTGGCTGATGGAACAACCGCCGTTAGAGGAAGAAGAGACCCACACCCACGAGATCATGTTGGTACTCGACTGGAGCGACGACCACGGTCACAACGGGACACTCGAAGACAGCGCCTGGACCGACCAGTTCGGCAACACGATTGACTACTGGGAGTTCTACGGGGACGGCGGTGGCACCGACGCAGACTTCCATATTTTCCGCGTGAGCGGCGGCCTGACGACGGGCCAGATCGATTTGACGGAGATCATGGACTATCTCACAGCAAACGTTGGTATCAGTGAGGATCTGTGGGTCAGCGGCATCGAAGTCGGCAGTGAGTACTGGGAGGGCACGCAGGGCGACGTCACCTACAATACCCTCGACGTAACGATCAACGGAACGACCTACACCAGCGGGAGCGACGGAACTGGAACCCCGCCTGGCGACAGTGGTGATGACGACGATGACGATGGCGGCGATAATGGCGATGACGATACCGGTGACGACGACGATACCGGTGACGACGACAGCCCGGGTGACGGTGATGACGACCTGAACGCCGTGATGAACACGAGCACGACGTCAGCGTCGGCTGGCGACCGACTCACGTTCGACGCTGAGGATACCACGGGCAATGGAACCTGGATCGACTCCCTCGAGTGGGACTTTGACGACGGGACGACCGCCAGCGGCTGGTGGAACGAGCACACGTACGAGTCCGCAGGGACGTACACGGTCGCGCTTGATGCGACCGACAACGAGGGAACGACGACCACTCACGAGGTGGAGATTACCGTTTCCTGA
- the menC gene encoding o-succinylbenzoate synthase, protein MDATDDSDDTLQFSYRPFSLALEKPLETAAGPIDAREGFLVRLVDSNGVVGYGEAAPLAGWTESLADCEAALERVQPALDKGGPSAALEAVDKRVAARHALSLAFSDLQASRQATPLYRYLGNGPMIGRVPVNATIGDGSPADTSAAARHASDRGFSCCKLKVGLRSLEADLERIRETRAAVGEEMALRVDANEAWTYEEAERALETLDDLDVAVLEQPLPAGALEGHADLRAQHSGVDIALDEGLLEHGIDNICEVGAADAVVLKPMALGGIDVARKVAAWVTELGITPIITTTIDGVVARTGAVHLAAAIPNIPPCGLATADLLAEDLGRDPVLLEKGAAVVPQAKGLGVEGVWGDE, encoded by the coding sequence CTGGATGCGACAGACGACAGCGACGACACGCTCCAGTTTTCGTATCGCCCGTTTTCACTTGCACTCGAGAAGCCACTCGAGACCGCTGCCGGCCCAATTGACGCCCGCGAGGGCTTTCTCGTCCGTCTTGTCGATTCGAACGGCGTCGTTGGCTACGGCGAGGCAGCCCCGCTTGCGGGGTGGACTGAATCGCTCGCCGATTGTGAAGCCGCACTCGAGCGCGTCCAACCGGCGCTCGACAAGGGTGGCCCAAGCGCGGCACTCGAGGCGGTGGATAAACGGGTTGCCGCACGCCACGCCCTATCGCTTGCATTTTCGGATCTCCAGGCGTCTCGGCAGGCGACGCCGCTGTATCGCTATCTCGGCAACGGGCCGATGATCGGTAGAGTGCCCGTGAACGCGACGATTGGCGACGGCTCGCCGGCAGACACCAGTGCGGCCGCACGCCACGCCAGTGACCGCGGCTTCTCCTGTTGCAAACTGAAAGTCGGACTACGCTCGCTCGAGGCAGATCTCGAGCGCATTCGCGAAACCCGGGCCGCCGTCGGCGAGGAAATGGCTCTCCGCGTCGATGCGAACGAAGCCTGGACCTACGAGGAAGCCGAGCGCGCACTCGAGACGCTCGATGATCTCGATGTCGCCGTCCTCGAGCAACCACTTCCAGCGGGCGCACTCGAGGGGCATGCGGACCTCCGTGCACAGCACTCGGGCGTCGATATCGCACTCGATGAAGGGCTGCTCGAGCACGGCATAGACAACATCTGCGAGGTTGGGGCGGCTGATGCCGTCGTCTTGAAGCCGATGGCGCTCGGCGGGATCGATGTCGCCCGAAAGGTCGCCGCCTGGGTGACCGAACTCGGCATTACGCCGATTATCACGACGACAATTGACGGCGTCGTCGCGCGAACGGGTGCCGTCCATCTCGCGGCAGCGATTCCCAACATCCCACCGTGTGGGCTCGCGACGGCGGACCTGCTCGCAGAGGATCTCGGACGAGACCCGGTCTTGCTCGAGAAGGGTGCTGCCGTCGTCCCGCAGGCAAAAGGACTCGGTGTCGAGGGAGTGTGGGGAGACGAATGA
- the gatC gene encoding Asp-tRNA(Asn)/Glu-tRNA(Gln) amidotransferase subunit GatC, producing MSESPDEVEPDDVRHVADLARVDLDDDEIDQFTRQFADILGYFETLDEVPEVDREADLANVMRPDEERDSLETDAALRNATETEDGYFKGPNVS from the coding sequence ATGAGTGAGAGCCCGGACGAAGTCGAGCCGGACGACGTTCGCCACGTTGCAGACCTGGCTCGAGTCGATCTCGATGATGACGAGATCGACCAGTTTACGCGCCAGTTCGCGGATATTCTCGGGTACTTCGAAACCCTGGATGAGGTTCCCGAAGTCGACCGCGAGGCAGACCTCGCGAACGTGATGCGACCGGACGAGGAACGCGACTCCCTCGAGACAGACGCAGCGCTTCGAAACGCAACCGAAACCGAGGACGGCTACTTCAAGGGGCCGAACGTTTCCTAA
- a CDS encoding MarR family transcriptional regulator: MSVSAAEAELSEDERAGLELVRETGGIHQSDFWKELGVSSRKGSRIVESLVEKDLVDREETVYSGHNTYHITPTARDLDFRLLMAGDMLSPFIGEEEVDPNSDAFSQWIMNLAYEE, encoded by the coding sequence GTGAGCGTTTCCGCCGCCGAAGCGGAACTCTCGGAGGACGAACGCGCCGGCCTCGAGCTCGTTCGCGAAACTGGTGGGATTCACCAGAGCGATTTCTGGAAGGAACTGGGCGTGTCCTCGCGAAAGGGCAGCCGAATCGTCGAGTCGCTCGTTGAAAAAGACCTCGTCGACCGCGAGGAAACGGTCTACAGCGGTCACAACACCTACCACATCACGCCGACCGCTCGAGACCTTGATTTCCGGCTGCTGATGGCCGGTGACATGCTCTCGCCGTTTATCGGTGAAGAGGAAGTCGATCCAAACAGCGACGCGTTCTCGCAGTGGATCATGAACCTCGCGTACGAAGAATAA
- the gatA gene encoding Asp-tRNA(Asn)/Glu-tRNA(Gln) amidotransferase subunit GatA, with the protein MAENIFITEERIDGADDGPLADTTVAVKDNISTEGVRTTCGSAMLEEYVPPYDATVVSRLTDAGATIVGKTNMDEFGMGSTTETSAFGETDNPAAPGHVPGGSSGGSAAAVAAGEADVALGSDTGGSIRCPAAFCGVVGIKPTYGLVSRYGLVSYGNSLEQIGPFANTVEDAAALLDVIAGPDNHDATTRETDLEGESYADAATGDVEGLQIGVPTELLEGADEGVVETFWDAISELEAQGAEYHEVSLPSVEHAVEAYYVIAMSEASSNLARFDGVRYGNSGGYDGNWNEAFAKARKEGFGDEVKRRILLGTYALSAGYHDKYYKKAQDARAWVKQDFDDALAEADVLASPTMPVPPFELGESLEDPLQMYLSDANTVPVNLADLPAISVPAGETDGLPVGLQLVGPAFGEERLIRAASALE; encoded by the coding sequence ATGGCCGAGAACATCTTCATCACCGAGGAGCGAATCGACGGCGCAGACGACGGCCCGCTCGCGGACACGACCGTCGCCGTCAAGGACAACATCTCCACCGAGGGCGTGCGCACGACCTGTGGCTCGGCTATGCTCGAGGAGTACGTCCCGCCGTACGACGCAACGGTCGTCTCGCGGCTTACAGACGCCGGCGCAACGATTGTCGGCAAGACCAACATGGACGAGTTCGGGATGGGCTCGACGACCGAAACCTCCGCGTTCGGCGAGACGGACAACCCCGCCGCACCGGGTCACGTTCCCGGCGGCTCCTCCGGTGGCTCCGCAGCAGCCGTCGCCGCCGGCGAGGCCGACGTTGCACTTGGCTCCGACACCGGTGGCTCGATCCGCTGTCCCGCCGCGTTCTGTGGCGTCGTCGGCATCAAGCCAACCTACGGCCTCGTCTCGCGCTACGGCCTCGTATCCTACGGCAACAGCTTAGAGCAGATCGGCCCCTTCGCGAACACGGTCGAAGACGCCGCCGCCCTGCTCGACGTGATCGCCGGCCCCGACAACCACGACGCGACGACTCGAGAGACTGATCTCGAGGGCGAGTCCTACGCCGACGCCGCAACGGGCGACGTCGAGGGCCTCCAGATTGGCGTCCCAACGGAACTGCTCGAGGGCGCTGACGAGGGCGTCGTCGAGACCTTCTGGGACGCGATTTCGGAACTTGAAGCACAGGGCGCCGAATATCACGAGGTCTCGCTGCCGTCGGTCGAACACGCCGTCGAAGCCTACTACGTGATCGCGATGTCGGAAGCCTCCTCGAATCTCGCACGATTCGATGGCGTCCGCTACGGCAACTCGGGCGGCTACGACGGCAACTGGAACGAGGCCTTCGCGAAAGCGCGCAAGGAGGGCTTTGGCGACGAGGTCAAACGCCGAATTCTCCTTGGCACATACGCCCTCTCAGCTGGCTACCACGACAAGTACTACAAGAAGGCCCAAGACGCCCGCGCATGGGTCAAACAGGACTTCGACGACGCACTCGCCGAAGCCGATGTGCTCGCATCACCAACAATGCCCGTCCCGCCGTTCGAACTCGGCGAGAGCCTCGAGGATCCGCTCCAGATGTACTTATCCGACGCGAACACGGTCCCGGTCAACCTCGCGGATCTGCCGGCAATCTCGGTGCCAGCAGGCGAGACTGATGGGCTGCCGGTCGGCCTCCAACTCGTCGGCCCGGCCTTTGGCGAAGAGCGACTGATCCGAGCGGCAAGTGCGCTCGAGTAA